The DNA window TGTAATAAGCATGCAGGGCGGGCATGGATGGCATCTTTGTAGCTGATGGAGAGGCACGAGTAGAGCCGGTGGCAGTGGCTGGTCTCTTCGAGGCTGGTTTAGTTTTGGGCTCTCCCACTGTTGCACTAGCCGGCCGGGGCTTGGAAGTGGTAGAGGAGGATGTTTCTGTTCGAGATGTGTTCAACTTCTCTGTTCTCGTGGTGTTTAGACCTCCCTTCTTTTCCGTCAGAGACTTGGAAGTTGCAGCCCTGCTAGTTGATGTCTTATTTGTTGTATTTGAACTTTTGGCTGGTTCTTTACTTGAACTTGCTGGCTTAGGGTGTTTTCCATTGGCCACTTTTTCAGTCTTCTTTACTTCAGCCTCTGCTTTTTCTTCAGGTGGAGGTGGGGATGGTAATCCCATAGGTCTTCCCCAATCTTTGTCTGCATCAAATTCGCCGACGTCTTCTTCCCCACTATCACTCTTGGTTTCCCCTTCACCATATGGATCAAATTCATATCCTTCCTGGCAAGGAATTTGCCTCATGCTAACTGGGTCTTTTGCAGGTTGATAACCCATACTAAGCTGTCCATGGAATGGGTCATCTGAAGCAAAAGGTTTCTGTTCTGAAGAAGGTTGATTTATCTGAGCTTGGTCTAATCCGTTAAATGGATTGAGACCCATTCCCATGGAATCAGTCATTCTTCCATGGCCTGCATCATCTTCCTCTCGAATACTGTCTAGTGGTGCTCCATTGGCCTGATAATTGATTTCCCTTTGTATGCTATTTTCGTTTTCATGAAATCCATCGTCAAATATGACTGGTTCAGTGAAAGGTTTATCCTCTGCTGGGACTTCCTGGGGACCACCACCATGAGATTCGTCATCCTTTTCAGATTCACCTTTATCTTCAGCCTCacttttttcttcagatgtaTTGGTCTGTTCCGACATTTCATCTACCCCTTCATCTTGGTTTTGTGAAAGGTCTGTGAAACCCTTGTTTTCAAATGCAAATGGAGAAACATCCTCTTCTCTGTCAATTGGTTTGGCATCCTCCTGACTACCTTGACTCTCTGGGTCAGCCGTCACTTCTGCAGAATCACCTTGACTATCCAACTCATCAGCCGAGTCCTCGCCATCTTCCACCTCTGCATCTTCCTTGTCCAGTGCATCCATGGTAGCAGCTGCTGGCTCCACAGGTGACTGTAGAGCTCTGTCTGCACTAATTGCATCAACTGATGTACCTTCATCATCCATCAAATTGTCAGAAAATTTATCAACCTGGCCGGGAGGAACAACATCCGGTTCTCCCATCAGGTCTTGTTCTGGCTGGCTGAATGATTTAGCCATGTCATTGGGAAATGCTTCTGGGATTACATCCGGCTCTTGTTGAGAGAATGCCACTGGTGCAGAAGGCTGGATGAGATCTTGCTCATCTGGGACAGTATTATTCTTCATGGAAAATGGATCATCCATTAGGTTTTGTTGCTGTGCTGGGACTCCACTGTCAGTTGGTAACCCTTGTGAAACATTAGAAATTGGATCAAAGTCCAAAAGATTTCCAGTGGCTGCTACCTCTGGTTCACTTGGGACTTTGACATCTTTTTTATCAGGCTCTGCTGTAACGGGAGGTTTTGCAGAAGCCTCTGATGTAGGGGTTTTCGGTTTAGTGGGAGTAGCAGTTTTGTTTTTGACTGGACTCTTTCTGGTTTCTTTCTCAGGTGAAGCCTTTTTAGGAGTAGATTCAGCGACTGGTTTTATATCCTTTTTGGGTGTTGACTTTGAAGGCGTTCCTTTATTGGAGGACTTCTCCTCTGGAGGCTTAGAGGTCTTTTTTGGTTCTACTTTTGCTTTCGGTGCAGTATGTTTTGGAGATTCAATGGGTTTAGCTTTGTGCTTGTCTACAGTTTTATTTAGGTCTGACTTGGAGCGTTGGACATCTTTCTTCTCTGGTTTAGTTGCTTCAGCTTTACTGGACACCTTGGTGTCACTTACAGACTTTGGTGGAGCTTTATGATCAGTGGAAGGTCTTGCTTTGCTTTGGCCATTTAGAGATTTAGAGGAAGCAGCTTTGGTATCATTTGGGGGTTTTGCTGCAGCTTTTCCAGCCTCAAGAGAGAGTCTTCCTACTGCAGGTTTGCCAGAAGATGGTCTTGTTGCTGCAGCTGGTGGTTTCTTCCCGGCTCCTTTTGAAGACAAGTCTTTAGCACTGCAACTAGGGAATTTCAAAAAGTCTAAATGTTTCACTTTCTCTAGGCCCTCAGCAATTTTGTGCTGAGGTGCATTTCCAGGGAATAAGATTCTGATGATTTTTTCACTGGGATTAGCTGGTTTCCAGACTAAGAGAGCACAAATGGACACAAGGTTTGGCAGTGGCATGCCTTGAGAAATTCCAAAATCTGCACCATTTTTCTGCCATTGTTGTAAGAATTCCTTCAACTCTTTGCTATCAGCGACTGGATTCAGAACATACATATCCAAAGTGCCATGTCCTACTTTATGATAAAGGTTGACAGGTGCTAGTGGACTACTGGAGTTGGCTCTTGTGCAGGGATGAGGAGCAAGTCCAATCTTCTTGCATGCCTCTACGATGCCTGTGCCCTCTTCAGCTACATTGATTTTCAGACTCGCCAGTTTCAAACCATTCGGAGAGGCTGGCTTCTCAGATGCATTCATGTAAACATATCCTATGTCAGTGCTGACTTTTCCTTCTGATTTTCTTTGTAGTAATGAAGACATACCAAATACATTATCAATGCCTAAGTGGGTAATCAACATTGCGTCTATTCTTTCAAGGTGTCTAGCAAAGTCCCAGAAGCATGACTTTCTGCGGAATCCACCATTGATAAGCAGGTTGAATTCTCTCATGGCAAATAGAGCCGAGTCGCCTTCACAACCTGGGAATATATACATGGTGGGGCTAGTGAACTTTAAACTTCCTACTAGGTCTGTGGATTTCATTAAATCAGTTATGGTCATGGGtttgacaaaatttgatatgtaagcAGCAAACTGGATAATTCCATGATGGTTTGTCTGTGTCTCTGTCGGAGTAACAGTAAATCCGTGATCTTTAAATCCAGCAACTTTCAGGAGATTAACTTGTTTCCATTCTCCCTCCTGGTGACATTGAACACAGAACTTCTTACTCTTGACCTTGAGCTTGGGGTCATTCAGAACACTGACGACCTTGGAAACGGAGAAGATGTCATCCTGTAGGACCCATGCCCCACTGCCCTCCATGTAGGGTCCAGCGAACACCAGGTACTTGTACGGCATGTCGATGCTGAAGAAGTTCTTCAGGGCTGCGGTCAGGGTCTGTAGCTGGGGGTTGACCAGGATTTCAGACGCCATCATCTCAGACCTGTGGCGAATGACCCTCTCTCCTGAAAGGAAAAACACACAACTATAAGTTTTGATGTGAAATTTAGCAGACAACTTAGGAAAGAATATTGATGTATCAAACAAGATTAAATATAAAGAGTCAATAATATTCAAGCAATAAATGGACATCCTGTCTCCTTGATAATTAAACCCCTTTTAATTTACAAGactgaaaaaatattcatttaatgtgTCTGCCATCTACTGTCAGGAAAACACTAGCAAATGAATCCCTCCACAATTAATcacaaattttagatatattatacatgtactggtattgaACAGTTCTTTGCAGTTGTTACTAATTAATAAAGATAACAATTTGTCAAGAAATTTTACAAAAGGATGATTTACAACTTATAGTACATATATATTGTTGCAATATAATATATAgcacattacattttttttaatccattgAAAGTCACATGCGAAATACTCATATAATGTCTAAGTA is part of the Crassostrea angulata isolate pt1a10 chromosome 3, ASM2561291v2, whole genome shotgun sequence genome and encodes:
- the LOC128177730 gene encoding microtubule-associated protein futsch-like isoform X2, which gives rise to MESENGSGAIAGSDSIVPGVDKGAALLLVIGEPSTEDEKTQILGEITRAFKYWGSEDVDINEELSGIANRAALGEEGINVYPVGPHQDGARERVIRHRSEMMASEILVNPQLQTLTAALKNFFSIDMPYKYLVFAGPYMEGSGAWVLQDDIFSVSKVVSVLNDPKLKVKSKKFCVQCHQEGEWKQVNLLKVAGFKDHGFTVTPTETQTNHHGIIQFAAYISNFVKPMTITDLMKSTDLVGSLKFTSPTMYIFPGCEGDSALFAMREFNLLINGGFRRKSCFWDFARHLERIDAMLITHLGIDNVFGMSSLLQRKSEGKVSTDIGYVYMNASEKPASPNGLKLASLKINVAEEGTGIVEACKKIGLAPHPCTRANSSSPLAPVNLYHKVGHGTLDMYVLNPVADSKELKEFLQQWQKNGADFGISQGMPLPNLVSICALLVWKPANPSEKIIRILFPGNAPQHKIAEGLEKVKHLDFLKFPSCSAKDLSSKGAGKKPPAAATRPSSGKPAVGRLSLEAGKAAAKPPNDTKAASSKSLNGQSKARPSTDHKAPPKSVSDTKVSSKAEATKPEKKDVQRSKSDLNKTVDKHKAKPIESPKHTAPKAKVEPKKTSKPPEEKSSNKGTPSKSTPKKDIKPVAESTPKKASPEKETRKSPVKNKTATPTKPKTPTSEASAKPPVTAEPDKKDVKVPSEPEVAATGNLLDFDPISNVSQGLPTDSGVPAQQQNLMDDPFSMKNNTVPDEQDLIQPSAPVAFSQQEPDVIPEAFPNDMAKSFSQPEQDLMGEPDVVPPGQVDKFSDNLMDDEGTSVDAISADRALQSPVEPAAATMDALDKEDAEVEDGEDSADELDSQGDSAEVTADPESQGSQEDAKPIDREEDVSPFAFENKGFTDLSQNQDEGVDEMSEQTNTSEEKSEAEDKGESEKDDESHGGGPQEVPAEDKPFTEPVIFDDGFHENENSIQREINYQANGAPLDSIREEDDAGHGRMTDSMGMGLNPFNGLDQAQINQPSSEQKPFASDDPFHGQLSMGYQPAKDPVSMRQIPCQEGYEFDPYGEGETKSDSGEEDVGEFDADKDWGRPMGLPSPPPPEEKAEAEVKKTEKVANGKHPKPASSSKEPAKSSNTTNKTSTSRAATSKSLTEKKGGLNTTRTEKLNTSRTETSSSTTSKPRPASATVGEPKTKPASKRPATATGSTRASPSATKMPSMPALHAYYMDLAYIPNHGNPATCDVEFFKRVRAKHYVYSSMNPNTQTLNALLDAKASWQEPDLQVTLIPTYDTDVLRQWMVEKQERLTELKVEVAPSASRCTVQLQEHETCCLAYRLELCS
- the LOC128177730 gene encoding microtubule-associated protein futsch-like isoform X3; translated protein: MESENGSGAIAGSDSIVPGVDKGAALLLVIGEPSTEDEKTQILGEITRAFKYWGSEDVDINEELSGIANRAALGEEGINGERVIRHRSEMMASEILVNPQLQTLTAALKNFFSIDMPYKYLVFAGPYMEGSGAWVLQDDIFSVSKVVSVLNDPKLKVKSKKFCVQCHQEGEWKQVNLLKVAGFKDHGFTVTPTETQTNHHGIIQFAAYISNFVKPMTITDLMKSTDLVGSLKFTSPTMYIFPGCEGDSALFAMREFNLLINGGFRRKSCFWDFARHLERIDAMLITHLGIDNVFGMSSLLQRKSEGKVSTDIGYVYMNASEKPASPNGLKLASLKINVAEEGTGIVEACKKIGLAPHPCTRANSSSPLAPVNLYHKVGHGTLDMYVLNPVADSKELKEFLQQWQKNGADFGISQGMPLPNLVSICALLVWKPANPSEKIIRILFPGNAPQHKIAEGLEKVKHLDFLKFPSCSAKDLSSKGAGKKPPAAATRPSSGKPAVGRLSLEAGKAAAKPPNDTKAASSKSLNGQSKARPSTDHKAPPKSVSDTKVSSKAEATKPEKKDVQRSKSDLNKTVDKHKAKPIESPKHTAPKAKVEPKKTSKPPEEKSSNKGTPSKSTPKKDIKPVAESTPKKASPEKETRKSPVKNKTATPTKPKTPTSEASAKPPVTAEPDKKDVKVPSEPEVAATGNLLDFDPISNVSQGLPTDSGVPAQQQNLMDDPFSMKNNTVPDEQDLIQPSAPVAFSQQEPDVIPEAFPNDMAKSFSQPEQDLMGEPDVVPPGQVDKFSDNLMDDEGTSVDAISADRALQSPVEPAAATMDALDKEDAEVEDGEDSADELDSQGDSAEVTADPESQGSQEDAKPIDREEDVSPFAFENKGFTDLSQNQDEGVDEMSEQTNTSEEKSEAEDKGESEKDDESHGGGPQEVPAEDKPFTEPVIFDDGFHENENSIQREINYQANGAPLDSIREEDDAGHGRMTDSMGMGLNPFNGLDQAQINQPSSEQKPFASDDPFHGQLSMGYQPAKDPVSMRQIPCQEGYEFDPYGEGETKSDSGEEDVGEFDADKDWGRPMGLPSPPPPEEKAEAEVKKTEKVANGKHPKPASSSKEPAKSSNTTNKTSTSRAATSKSLTEKKGGLNTTRTEKLNTSRTETSSSTTSKPRPASATVGEPKTKPASKRPATATGSTRASPSATKMPSMPALHAYYMDLAYIPNHGNPATCDVEFFKRVRAKHYVYSSMNPNTQTLNALLDAKASWQEPDLQVTLIPTYDTDVLRQWMVEKQERLTELKVEVAPSASRCTVQLQEHETCCLAYRLELCS
- the LOC128177730 gene encoding microtubule-associated protein futsch-like isoform X1 produces the protein MESENGSGAIAGSDSIVPGVDKGAALLLVIGEPSTEDEKTQILGEITRAFKYWGSEDVDINEELSGIANRAALGEEGINAVYPVGPHQDGARERVIRHRSEMMASEILVNPQLQTLTAALKNFFSIDMPYKYLVFAGPYMEGSGAWVLQDDIFSVSKVVSVLNDPKLKVKSKKFCVQCHQEGEWKQVNLLKVAGFKDHGFTVTPTETQTNHHGIIQFAAYISNFVKPMTITDLMKSTDLVGSLKFTSPTMYIFPGCEGDSALFAMREFNLLINGGFRRKSCFWDFARHLERIDAMLITHLGIDNVFGMSSLLQRKSEGKVSTDIGYVYMNASEKPASPNGLKLASLKINVAEEGTGIVEACKKIGLAPHPCTRANSSSPLAPVNLYHKVGHGTLDMYVLNPVADSKELKEFLQQWQKNGADFGISQGMPLPNLVSICALLVWKPANPSEKIIRILFPGNAPQHKIAEGLEKVKHLDFLKFPSCSAKDLSSKGAGKKPPAAATRPSSGKPAVGRLSLEAGKAAAKPPNDTKAASSKSLNGQSKARPSTDHKAPPKSVSDTKVSSKAEATKPEKKDVQRSKSDLNKTVDKHKAKPIESPKHTAPKAKVEPKKTSKPPEEKSSNKGTPSKSTPKKDIKPVAESTPKKASPEKETRKSPVKNKTATPTKPKTPTSEASAKPPVTAEPDKKDVKVPSEPEVAATGNLLDFDPISNVSQGLPTDSGVPAQQQNLMDDPFSMKNNTVPDEQDLIQPSAPVAFSQQEPDVIPEAFPNDMAKSFSQPEQDLMGEPDVVPPGQVDKFSDNLMDDEGTSVDAISADRALQSPVEPAAATMDALDKEDAEVEDGEDSADELDSQGDSAEVTADPESQGSQEDAKPIDREEDVSPFAFENKGFTDLSQNQDEGVDEMSEQTNTSEEKSEAEDKGESEKDDESHGGGPQEVPAEDKPFTEPVIFDDGFHENENSIQREINYQANGAPLDSIREEDDAGHGRMTDSMGMGLNPFNGLDQAQINQPSSEQKPFASDDPFHGQLSMGYQPAKDPVSMRQIPCQEGYEFDPYGEGETKSDSGEEDVGEFDADKDWGRPMGLPSPPPPEEKAEAEVKKTEKVANGKHPKPASSSKEPAKSSNTTNKTSTSRAATSKSLTEKKGGLNTTRTEKLNTSRTETSSSTTSKPRPASATVGEPKTKPASKRPATATGSTRASPSATKMPSMPALHAYYMDLAYIPNHGNPATCDVEFFKRVRAKHYVYSSMNPNTQTLNALLDAKASWQEPDLQVTLIPTYDTDVLRQWMVEKQERLTELKVEVAPSASRCTVQLQEHETCCLAYRLELCS